AATGCGCTGGTAATCATCGGGGAAAGCATATCGAAACGAGACGTTTTCCAGTTCGTCCTTGATCTTTCCCATGCCCAGGCGATAGGCGATGGGGGCATAGATGTCCAGGGTTTCGCGGGCGATGCGCTGCTGTTTTTCCGGCGGCAGCACGTCCAGGGTACGGATATTGTGCAGGCGATCAGCGAGTTTGATCAGGATGACCCGGACATCCTGGGTCATGGCCACGATCATTTTTTTCAGGGTCTCAGCCTGGGCGTCCTCTTTATCGATTTCCGATATTTTTGATATTTTGGTTACGCCCCAGACAATATCGCTGACCTCCTGGCCGAATTGGTGACGGATCTCTTCAATGTTGTATTCCGTGTCTTCCACGATGTCGTGCAACAGCCCGGCGGCTATGGAAATTTCGTCCAGGTGCATGTCCGCCAAAGTCGCAGCTACGGCCAGGGGATGGATGATATAGGGTTCGTTGGTGGCCCGCATCTGGTTCATGTGGGCGTTGGCTGCAAACGAATAGGCTTTTTTGAGCAATTCCAGATTGGCATCCTCGTAGTAGCCGAGGATTTTTTCCTGTAGCTCAAAGAATCGCTTGATCATGGGAATCACCGGTGGCGGAACGGTCCGCACCTGTATTTGGCAATATACTCTAAAACGCTTCTCGTGACAACCGGCGGGTGCCGATAGTACTGGCGATCCGGTTGCATTCCCACCGGGGGTATGATAGAGTGATAATGGGATGAAAAGCAAGTTGTTGGCGGTTCTCAAAGTGGCGGCGTATGCCGTTTCCTACCTTTTGATATTCGCCGCCGCGGTTTTTTTGACCATGAGTATGCTGATCAAGGGAGAAGAGGTTCAGGCCCCGGATTTCAAAGGAAACACTTTGACCCAGGCACGCGCGAAGGCAAAACAGAGCGGCGTGAAACTAAAGTGCATTGCCGGAAATTTTGATCGTCACTATGCGCCTGAAACCGTGATTGATCAATTCCCGTCTCCCGGAGTGAAAGTAAAAGAAGGCTCTTTTGTCAAGGTATTCGTGACCTCTGAACTGGTGGAAGTACTCGTACCCGATCTGACGGGCCATGACCTGAAAACCGTGGACGACTTGCTCGAGAAGTCGGATTTGAAACGCCGCCTGATCTCATATATCGACTCGCCCACCGCACCGGTGGATCTGGTGATCAGCCAGTCCGTACCCGCGGGGGCGAAAGTGCCCGCTGGCACCTCAGTGGACCTGTTGGTCAGCAAGGGCGCGGCGGATATCGCCTTTATCATGCCGGACTTGATTGGAAAAAATGCCCCCCGGGTGCTGGCTTTTTTTGAGAACAACGGCCTCAAGATCAACAACATAACGGAAGTTCCCTATCCAGGTTTGCGTCCCGGCGTGGTGATCAAACAGTTCCCCGCTCCGGGATACCGCATCAGTCGGCGTAACTTGATCGGTATCCAGGTGAGTCAATGAACCCGTTATTCCCATCGATCCTTTCCACCCGCTATTTTGAGCTCGCCGAGCGCCTGGATGTTTTCTCGAAAGCCGGGATCGACTGGATTCACCTGGATGTCATGGACGGCCATTTCGTGGACAACATCTCTTTCGGTCCCGCCACCATCGCTGCCATCCGCAGCCGCTTTGATTTCCGTTTTGATTCCCATCTGATGGTGTCCAATCCCCAGCGCTGGGTTCCACGCTTTTTGGAAGCGGGCAGTGACTGGATATCCATCCACCTGGAAGTTGTTCCGGATCCCTCTGGATTGTTAAGAGAAATCCGCGCCGCCGGTGCCGGGCCGGGGCTGGTGATCAATCCGGATACACCGGTAGAGAAAGTTTTTCCCTGGTTGCCCTTACTCGATTACGTACTGGTCATGAGCGTGTTTCCTGGATATGGCGGCCAGTCGTTTATTCCTGAAAGCCTGGGCCGAATTCGAGATCTCAAATCCGAGATCCGCAAAAGACGGTTGACATGCTGTATTCAGGTCGACGGCGGAATCAACCCGTCCATGGCTGCTCAACTCCGTGCCGCCGGTGCGGATATACTGGTGATGGGGACCGCCTTGTACAACGCCGGGGATATTCATGCCGTGGTTAAGCAAGTATGCAGTGTTTTTAATGGAGATGCCTGATGAAACGAATTGCCTG
The sequence above is drawn from the Candidatus Aminicenantes bacterium genome and encodes:
- a CDS encoding PASTA domain-containing protein, which gives rise to MKSKLLAVLKVAAYAVSYLLIFAAAVFLTMSMLIKGEEVQAPDFKGNTLTQARAKAKQSGVKLKCIAGNFDRHYAPETVIDQFPSPGVKVKEGSFVKVFVTSELVEVLVPDLTGHDLKTVDDLLEKSDLKRRLISYIDSPTAPVDLVISQSVPAGAKVPAGTSVDLLVSKGAADIAFIMPDLIGKNAPRVLAFFENNGLKINNITEVPYPGLRPGVVIKQFPAPGYRISRRNLIGIQVSQ
- the rpe gene encoding ribulose-phosphate 3-epimerase, with product MNPLFPSILSTRYFELAERLDVFSKAGIDWIHLDVMDGHFVDNISFGPATIAAIRSRFDFRFDSHLMVSNPQRWVPRFLEAGSDWISIHLEVVPDPSGLLREIRAAGAGPGLVINPDTPVEKVFPWLPLLDYVLVMSVFPGYGGQSFIPESLGRIRDLKSEIRKRRLTCCIQVDGGINPSMAAQLRAAGADILVMGTALYNAGDIHAVVKQVCSVFNGDA